A stretch of the Carassius carassius chromosome 6, fCarCar2.1, whole genome shotgun sequence genome encodes the following:
- the LOC132142167 gene encoding uncharacterized protein LOC132142167 isoform X2 translates to MATQCRSSKCTVERKGFRRELDSWRHKLIHCVGFESILEGIYGPRLLQDLNIFDECEPEAVDDWSVNANCSFCNLQLEKLNDHPAVAVPGSPPPAETPPPQGPSTSDKLQCQADRFLNALFRKKEFPQSCDSSIPLVAQELMRKMIRRFALEYACKSQAHEGLNGLSDSSELLPHQPDPDGPLDLTISRASQALKDGALDLSKKNASSENETPQRKVSGSLGPCMEDQSRSEKEDGSNARAVCRVTVLEKVLSSLCSHHRLLLYHILKDVQEDYNTSVTLRDAQRRELKAGSLCCHTDKKTLNKAPILSLSDCSVNVGICCRTACRLPTCAFSPPCVCLRNIHGHSCQKTSMACVGQDIGSNPTVCCTHSKLPSCQQQHNGDHTYISHVREALITHQGDCRCKGSRSPSPPPLSPKPMDLDCKVAVKSSLFHIQDCKSMNMTPPSLLPHRTEDEDTALYSNTLLRVASPDVCREKVVMLHAQAENDHQCGSFIGDLMDRVTEKLRSIQPSETEQNLTNHASQISKTQDDTHLTEIITTVLHNSSNKDYNLNELLQRHVATEQRSPQTRSRKRLETLVAMSKSPDFPSSRRRSLQIKRDLASFSSSYFKRNRGFERERSLKTVKPAQLTYSLVEQSECIKLDGKSKTVYTEPVKNTLENLKTHAQTETLKNQESQETKPNTVRLEEPLPPDERPQLQTTDSDQKVKAKTRKKNNQTVQVGRARRNIVPPQRFSSYVTEPRKMYFAACFSESLFTKHSPKDSTLTALSSSEEISWPSHVCDKQPSQTKDEQEDCDLPQNTTSSKDEILSIKESPCELKSNFRNPDKGSARKRPSTLPSKRSKRHRTNSLNTDPHSPTETMSNFTTTESAQQAKASLSGMKYESPIKLMFVSSVTGEDGVKYTLKAAASGSNSHGEMFDPCMESSWAGSAIDKHFHKSVFESPPRRTGERSGNKCTSPKVLSLNALLPGCSSKEGGIQETLPSVHQTTPGKRRPGRPKKIRPHIEKSVKRPIGRPPKPKTTDVSSPTGTSGLSAVSQRTTEMSYKDDENKNLKITIMYGRSRRAKRVVSEDLSNFPAEQHVSEVLNGGTDSKTCSGKMSSSDQIIKDLHFVMPIEERKCIYSSSNIKCQRLSDTAVSRKPGRPPKVKISGISVTVTTGSPRQRKIHLKRDTKDIQILRKTLCNEFQPSKDQETIGIPNNIHKDTGAAPKEHNQNTRGQVIPVRHSVRERKPSIHLLHSVATARSCALVRRSRKLLMNKVSCEASQNTKNAQEELPKNALSIKTKYVSRAQDIVHFSAVSMDSIFSLNEDFRWWPTSASPETLNEELARRIRLMSSTWVSDVPEANKSGEVKTDLKPKPCKKLDGSAEKPASAIKMLFEKNYNMEKLCTWFMQSTETQSLAIVKKATARNPKDVFHYNLSRPNCKVNICPSPQAERLRKHVKKFAKVVPKSPSMLKQAQEMRSKSTMSQAKRKPFNTSSLKPRHEDRQHMSRSTWVVYRTALLKARLKFKTGPRIKLGGHNFFHDQMRTMTSGAKTLELLKEMPNLVEKTRPVMKVQNALKLLAKTPQKIIANISKQNRISSQAWSPESLKECRVFLKKINSPNTKSMTEECNNCTVKLYDEEEENEDVTLGVTPQSTGNSPVQLPSSPKSLSKKGRKRGKRKSASTSPSPSTKIIRQSRSSRGVLGARWCDFVLGSLK, encoded by the exons GGTTTGAAAGTATTCTGGAGGGGATATATGGACCAAGGCTGCTGCAAGATCTCAATATATTTGATG AGTGTGAACCAGAGGCGGTGGATGATTGGTCCGTGAATGCAAACTGCTCCTTTTGCAACCTGCAGCTAGAGAAACTGAAT GACCATCCTGCAGTGGCTGTTCCTGGCTCGCCACCCCCTGCTGAAACCCCCCCACCTCAGGGCCCGTCCACCTCTGATAAACTCCAGTGCCAAGCAGACCGATTCCTCAATGCTTTATTTCGTAAGAAGG AATTCCCTCAGAGCTGTGATTCCAGTATACCGTTGGTGGCGCAGGAGTTGATGCGCAAGATGATTCGGAGGTTCGCCTTAGAGTATGCGTGTAAAAGCCAGGCTCACGAAGGCCTGAATGGCCTGAGCGACAGCTCTGAGCTTCTTCCTCATCAACCAGATCCTGACGGGCCTCTGGACCTCACCATCAGCCGAGCTTCTCAGGCCCTGAAAG ATGGAGCACTTGACCTCTCTAAGAAAAATGCATCATCGGAAAATGAAACTCCTCAACGAAAGGTTTCAGG TTCCTTAGGGCCATGCATGGAAGACCAGTCCAGGTCGGAGAAGGAAGATGGCTCTAATGCTCGAGCGGTCTGTAGAGTCACTGTGTTGGAGAAGGTCCTGTCTTCACTTTGTTCTCATCATAGACTGCTGCTCTATCATATTTTAAAGGACGTGCAGGAAGATTATAACACCTCTGTAACTCTGCGGGATGCTCAAAGAAGAGAACTAAAGGCTGGATCCCTCTGTTGtcatactgataaaaaaacacttaataagGCCCCAATACTTTCATTAAGTGACTGCTCCGTAAATGTTGGCATTTGTTGCAGAACAGCTTGTAGGCTTCCAACATGTGCATTTTCTCCTCCATGCGTCTGTCTGAGGAACATTCATGGCCATTCCTGCCAAAAAACATCTATGGCGTGTGTTGGCCAAGACATCGGTTCCAACCCCACTGTTTGTTGTACTCACTCAAAACTACCCTCATGCCAGCAGCAGCACAATGGTGATCATACCTACATTTCTCACGTAAGAGAAGCTCTAATCACCCATCAGGGTGATTGTAGATGTAAAGGAAGCCGTAGCCCCTCCCCACCACCACTATCGCCAAAGCCAATGGACCTGGACTGCAAAGTAGCTGTGAAGTCCAGTCTCTTCCACATTCAGGACTGCAAGTCCATGAACATGACACCTCCTTCTCTCCTACCTCACAGAACCGAGGATGAAGATACAGCTTTGTACTCTAACACTCTTCTACGTGTGGCATCTCCTGATGTATGTCGCGAAAAGGTTGTAATGTTGCATGCACAAGCAGAGAATGACCACCAGTGTGGATCTTTTATAGGAGATCTAATGGATAGAGTCACTGAAAAGCTCAGGAGTATCCAACCTTCAGAGACGGAACAAAATCTCACGAACCATGCCAGTCAAATCTCCAAGACACAAGATGACACACATTTGACAGAGATTATAACAACTGTGCTACACAATAGTAGTAACAAAGATTACAACCTTAATGAGCTATTACAACGGCATGTAGCCACAGAGCAGCGATCCCCTCAGACACGATCACGTAAGAGACTGGAAACGTTAGTTGCCATGAGCAAGTCCCCTGACTTTCCATCATCACGAAGACGAAGCTTACAAATCAAAAGAGATCTGGCCAGTTTTAGTTCATCATATTTCAAGAGGAATAGGGGGTTTGAGAGAGAGAGGTCCTTAAAAACGGTTAAACCTGCGCAGCTAACATACTCTCTTGTTGAACAATCTGAATGCATAAAGTTGGACGGAAAATCCAAGACTGTGTACACAGAGCCTGTAAAAAATACCTTagaaaatctgaaaacacatgcacaaactgaGACACTGAAAAATCAAGAGAGCCAAGAAACTAAACCAAATACTGTACGTCTTGAAGAACCACTGCCTCCAGATGAAAGGCCACAATTACAAACAACAGATAGTGACCAGAAGGTAAAAGCGAAAACCCGCAAAAAGAATAATCAGACTGTTCAAGTTGGTAGAGCCAGACGAAATATTGTACCACCTCAGCGTTTCTCTTCCTATGTTACTGAGCCACGAAAAATGTATTTTGCAGCCTGTTTTTCAGAAAGTTTATTCACCAAGCATTCCCCTAAGGACAGCACCTTAACAGCACTTAGCTCTTCAGAAGAAATCTCCTGGCCAAGTCATGTATGTGACAAGCAGCCTTCTCAAACTAAGGATGAACAAGAAGACTGTGATCTGCCACAGAACACAACTTCATCGAAAGATGAGATTCTATCCATAAAAGAGTCACCATGTGAGCTCAAGAGTAATTTTAGGAATCCCGATAAAGGGAGTGCAAGAAAAAGGCCATCCACCTTGCCATCAAAAAGATCTAAACGCCATAGAACCAACAGTCTAAACACTGACCCACACAGTCCTACTGAAACTATGTCTAACTTTACTACCACTGAGAGTGCACAGCAGGCTAAAGCAAGCCTGTCTGGAATGAAATATGAAAGTCCAATAAAGCTCATGTTTGTTTCCTCTGTGACCGGTGAAGATGGTGTAAAATATACTCTCAAAGCAGCTGCCTCTGGCTCAAATTCCCATGGAGAGATGTTTGATCCATGTATGGAATCCTCATGGGCAGGCAGTGCCATAGACAAACATTTCCACAAATCTGTCTTTGAATCTCCTCCACGGAGAACAGGTGAGCGCAGTGGGAACAAGTGCACTTCACCGAAAGTGCTTTCACTCAATGCATTATTGCCCGGTTGTTCAAGCAAAGAAGGTGGAATCCAAGAAACACTACCAAGTGTACATCAAACAACTCCAGGAAAAAGGCGTCCTGGGCGCCCCAAAAAAATAAGACCACATATTGAGAAGTCTGTGAAACGCCCCATTGGCAGACCTCCGAAACCCAAAACAACTGATGTAAGTTCTCCGACTGGTACAAGCGGTTTAAGTGCAGTGAGTCAAAGAACAACAGAAATGTCTTATAAGGATgatgaaaacaaaaatctaaaaatcaCTATAATGTATGGAAGATCAAGAAGGGCAAAAAGAGTCGTTTCTGAAGATTTGAGTAATTTCCCAGCAGAGCAGCATGTTTCTGAAGTATTAAATGGTGGAACGGACAGTAAAACATGCTCTGGAAAGATGAGTAGTTCTGATCAAATTATCAAAGATCTCCATTTTGTTATGCCTATTGAAGAGAGGAAATGCATCTATTCTAGCAGCAACATCAAATGTCAAAGACTGAGTGACACAGCAGTGTCAAGAAAACCAGGAAGACCTCCAAAAGTCAAAATTTCTGGGATCTCTGTCACTGTCACCACAGGGTCGCCAAGGCAAAGAAAGATACATTTAAAAAGGGACACAAAAGATATACAAATTCTTAGAAAGACTCTTTGCAATGAATTTCAACCTTCTAAAGATCAGGAGACAATTGGCATTCCTAATAACATTCACAAGGATACAGGGGCTGCACCAAAAGAACATAACCAGAATACCAGAGGGCAGGTCATACCAGTGAGGCATTCGGTTAGAGAGCGGAAACCCTCCATTCATTTGCTCCACTCTGTAGCTACTGCCAGATCCTGTGCATTGGTTCGCAGGTCACGAAAACTACTGATGAATAAGGTTAGCTGTGAGGCCAGCCAGAATACAAAGAACGCACAAGAGGAGCTCCCAAAAAATGCACTTTCCATAAAGACCAAGTATGTCAGTCGCGCACAAGACATTGTCCATTTTTCTGCTGTTTCGATGGACTCTATTTTTTCACTGAATGAGGACTTCAGGTGGTGGCCCACCTCTGCATCACCTGAAACTTTAAATGAAGAGTTGGCTAGGAGGATCAGGCTAATGTCCAGCACTTGGGTATCAGATGTCCCGGAGGCTAACAAGTCAGGAGAGGTTAAAACTGATCTTAAACCGAAACCTTGTAAGAAGCTCGATGGTTCTGCTGAGAAGCCTGCTTCTGCCATCAAAATGCTTTTTGAGAAAAACTATAATATGGAGAAGCTCTGCACTTGGTTTATGCAGTCCACAGAAACTCAATCCCTTGCGATTGTAAAGAAAGCAACTGCAAGAAATCCCAAAGACGTCTTTCACTACAACCTGAGCAGACCCAATTGCAAAGTGAATATTTGCCCAAGTCCACAAGCAGAAAGACTCAGGAAACATGTCAAGAAATTTGCTAAAGTCGTCCCAAAGAGTCCGTCAATGCTCAAGCAAGCACAAGAAATGCGGTCAAAGTCAACAATGTCACAAGCCAAGAGAAAACCTTTTAACACCTCATCATTAAAGCCAAGGCATGAAGATAGGCAGCACATGTCTAGAAGCACATGGGTTGTCTACAGAACAGCTCTGTTAAAAGCAAGGCTAAAGTTTAAAACCGGGCCTAGGATAAAATTAGGAGGGCACAATTTTTTTCATGACCAGATGAGGACAATGACTTCAGGTGCTAAGACTCTAGAATTATTGAAAGAAATGCCTAATTTGGTAGAAAAGACCAGACCAGTCATGAAAGTTCAAAATGCATTAAAGCTTCTAGCCAAAACTCCTCAGAAAATTATTGCCAATATTTCAAAGCAGAACAGAATCAGCTCCCAAGCTTGGAGTCCCGAGTCCCTAAAGGAGTGCAGGGTGTTTCTGAAAAAGATCAACTCCCCAAACACAAAGTCAATGACAGAGGAATGTAACAATTGCACAGTAAAGCTATATGATGAGGAAGAAGAGAATGAGGATGTTACGTTGGGAGTGACGCCTCAAAGTACAGGTAACTCTCCAGTACAGCTGCCCTCATCCCCAAAAAGCCTGAGCAAGAAAGGTAGAAAAAGAGGCAAACGGAAAAGTGCCAGCACAAGTCCATCCCCTTCGACAAAAATCATCAGACAATCAAGGAGCAGCAGGGGTGTCCTGGGAGCgaggtggtgtgactttgtgcTCG GGTCATTGAAATAA
- the LOC132142167 gene encoding uncharacterized protein LOC132142167 isoform X1 has translation MATQCRSSKCTVERKGFRRELDSWRHKLIHCVGFESILEGIYGPRLLQDLNIFDECEPEAVDDWSVNANCSFCNLQLEKLNDHPAVAVPGSPPPAETPPPQGPSTSDKLQCQADRFLNALFRKKEFPQSCDSSIPLVAQELMRKMIRRFALEYACKSQAHEGLNGLSDSSELLPHQPDPDGPLDLTISRASQALKVDGALDLSKKNASSENETPQRKVSGSLGPCMEDQSRSEKEDGSNARAVCRVTVLEKVLSSLCSHHRLLLYHILKDVQEDYNTSVTLRDAQRRELKAGSLCCHTDKKTLNKAPILSLSDCSVNVGICCRTACRLPTCAFSPPCVCLRNIHGHSCQKTSMACVGQDIGSNPTVCCTHSKLPSCQQQHNGDHTYISHVREALITHQGDCRCKGSRSPSPPPLSPKPMDLDCKVAVKSSLFHIQDCKSMNMTPPSLLPHRTEDEDTALYSNTLLRVASPDVCREKVVMLHAQAENDHQCGSFIGDLMDRVTEKLRSIQPSETEQNLTNHASQISKTQDDTHLTEIITTVLHNSSNKDYNLNELLQRHVATEQRSPQTRSRKRLETLVAMSKSPDFPSSRRRSLQIKRDLASFSSSYFKRNRGFERERSLKTVKPAQLTYSLVEQSECIKLDGKSKTVYTEPVKNTLENLKTHAQTETLKNQESQETKPNTVRLEEPLPPDERPQLQTTDSDQKVKAKTRKKNNQTVQVGRARRNIVPPQRFSSYVTEPRKMYFAACFSESLFTKHSPKDSTLTALSSSEEISWPSHVCDKQPSQTKDEQEDCDLPQNTTSSKDEILSIKESPCELKSNFRNPDKGSARKRPSTLPSKRSKRHRTNSLNTDPHSPTETMSNFTTTESAQQAKASLSGMKYESPIKLMFVSSVTGEDGVKYTLKAAASGSNSHGEMFDPCMESSWAGSAIDKHFHKSVFESPPRRTGERSGNKCTSPKVLSLNALLPGCSSKEGGIQETLPSVHQTTPGKRRPGRPKKIRPHIEKSVKRPIGRPPKPKTTDVSSPTGTSGLSAVSQRTTEMSYKDDENKNLKITIMYGRSRRAKRVVSEDLSNFPAEQHVSEVLNGGTDSKTCSGKMSSSDQIIKDLHFVMPIEERKCIYSSSNIKCQRLSDTAVSRKPGRPPKVKISGISVTVTTGSPRQRKIHLKRDTKDIQILRKTLCNEFQPSKDQETIGIPNNIHKDTGAAPKEHNQNTRGQVIPVRHSVRERKPSIHLLHSVATARSCALVRRSRKLLMNKVSCEASQNTKNAQEELPKNALSIKTKYVSRAQDIVHFSAVSMDSIFSLNEDFRWWPTSASPETLNEELARRIRLMSSTWVSDVPEANKSGEVKTDLKPKPCKKLDGSAEKPASAIKMLFEKNYNMEKLCTWFMQSTETQSLAIVKKATARNPKDVFHYNLSRPNCKVNICPSPQAERLRKHVKKFAKVVPKSPSMLKQAQEMRSKSTMSQAKRKPFNTSSLKPRHEDRQHMSRSTWVVYRTALLKARLKFKTGPRIKLGGHNFFHDQMRTMTSGAKTLELLKEMPNLVEKTRPVMKVQNALKLLAKTPQKIIANISKQNRISSQAWSPESLKECRVFLKKINSPNTKSMTEECNNCTVKLYDEEEENEDVTLGVTPQSTGNSPVQLPSSPKSLSKKGRKRGKRKSASTSPSPSTKIIRQSRSSRGVLGARWCDFVLGSLK, from the exons GGTTTGAAAGTATTCTGGAGGGGATATATGGACCAAGGCTGCTGCAAGATCTCAATATATTTGATG AGTGTGAACCAGAGGCGGTGGATGATTGGTCCGTGAATGCAAACTGCTCCTTTTGCAACCTGCAGCTAGAGAAACTGAAT GACCATCCTGCAGTGGCTGTTCCTGGCTCGCCACCCCCTGCTGAAACCCCCCCACCTCAGGGCCCGTCCACCTCTGATAAACTCCAGTGCCAAGCAGACCGATTCCTCAATGCTTTATTTCGTAAGAAGG AATTCCCTCAGAGCTGTGATTCCAGTATACCGTTGGTGGCGCAGGAGTTGATGCGCAAGATGATTCGGAGGTTCGCCTTAGAGTATGCGTGTAAAAGCCAGGCTCACGAAGGCCTGAATGGCCTGAGCGACAGCTCTGAGCTTCTTCCTCATCAACCAGATCCTGACGGGCCTCTGGACCTCACCATCAGCCGAGCTTCTCAGGCCCTGAAAG TAGATGGAGCACTTGACCTCTCTAAGAAAAATGCATCATCGGAAAATGAAACTCCTCAACGAAAGGTTTCAGG TTCCTTAGGGCCATGCATGGAAGACCAGTCCAGGTCGGAGAAGGAAGATGGCTCTAATGCTCGAGCGGTCTGTAGAGTCACTGTGTTGGAGAAGGTCCTGTCTTCACTTTGTTCTCATCATAGACTGCTGCTCTATCATATTTTAAAGGACGTGCAGGAAGATTATAACACCTCTGTAACTCTGCGGGATGCTCAAAGAAGAGAACTAAAGGCTGGATCCCTCTGTTGtcatactgataaaaaaacacttaataagGCCCCAATACTTTCATTAAGTGACTGCTCCGTAAATGTTGGCATTTGTTGCAGAACAGCTTGTAGGCTTCCAACATGTGCATTTTCTCCTCCATGCGTCTGTCTGAGGAACATTCATGGCCATTCCTGCCAAAAAACATCTATGGCGTGTGTTGGCCAAGACATCGGTTCCAACCCCACTGTTTGTTGTACTCACTCAAAACTACCCTCATGCCAGCAGCAGCACAATGGTGATCATACCTACATTTCTCACGTAAGAGAAGCTCTAATCACCCATCAGGGTGATTGTAGATGTAAAGGAAGCCGTAGCCCCTCCCCACCACCACTATCGCCAAAGCCAATGGACCTGGACTGCAAAGTAGCTGTGAAGTCCAGTCTCTTCCACATTCAGGACTGCAAGTCCATGAACATGACACCTCCTTCTCTCCTACCTCACAGAACCGAGGATGAAGATACAGCTTTGTACTCTAACACTCTTCTACGTGTGGCATCTCCTGATGTATGTCGCGAAAAGGTTGTAATGTTGCATGCACAAGCAGAGAATGACCACCAGTGTGGATCTTTTATAGGAGATCTAATGGATAGAGTCACTGAAAAGCTCAGGAGTATCCAACCTTCAGAGACGGAACAAAATCTCACGAACCATGCCAGTCAAATCTCCAAGACACAAGATGACACACATTTGACAGAGATTATAACAACTGTGCTACACAATAGTAGTAACAAAGATTACAACCTTAATGAGCTATTACAACGGCATGTAGCCACAGAGCAGCGATCCCCTCAGACACGATCACGTAAGAGACTGGAAACGTTAGTTGCCATGAGCAAGTCCCCTGACTTTCCATCATCACGAAGACGAAGCTTACAAATCAAAAGAGATCTGGCCAGTTTTAGTTCATCATATTTCAAGAGGAATAGGGGGTTTGAGAGAGAGAGGTCCTTAAAAACGGTTAAACCTGCGCAGCTAACATACTCTCTTGTTGAACAATCTGAATGCATAAAGTTGGACGGAAAATCCAAGACTGTGTACACAGAGCCTGTAAAAAATACCTTagaaaatctgaaaacacatgcacaaactgaGACACTGAAAAATCAAGAGAGCCAAGAAACTAAACCAAATACTGTACGTCTTGAAGAACCACTGCCTCCAGATGAAAGGCCACAATTACAAACAACAGATAGTGACCAGAAGGTAAAAGCGAAAACCCGCAAAAAGAATAATCAGACTGTTCAAGTTGGTAGAGCCAGACGAAATATTGTACCACCTCAGCGTTTCTCTTCCTATGTTACTGAGCCACGAAAAATGTATTTTGCAGCCTGTTTTTCAGAAAGTTTATTCACCAAGCATTCCCCTAAGGACAGCACCTTAACAGCACTTAGCTCTTCAGAAGAAATCTCCTGGCCAAGTCATGTATGTGACAAGCAGCCTTCTCAAACTAAGGATGAACAAGAAGACTGTGATCTGCCACAGAACACAACTTCATCGAAAGATGAGATTCTATCCATAAAAGAGTCACCATGTGAGCTCAAGAGTAATTTTAGGAATCCCGATAAAGGGAGTGCAAGAAAAAGGCCATCCACCTTGCCATCAAAAAGATCTAAACGCCATAGAACCAACAGTCTAAACACTGACCCACACAGTCCTACTGAAACTATGTCTAACTTTACTACCACTGAGAGTGCACAGCAGGCTAAAGCAAGCCTGTCTGGAATGAAATATGAAAGTCCAATAAAGCTCATGTTTGTTTCCTCTGTGACCGGTGAAGATGGTGTAAAATATACTCTCAAAGCAGCTGCCTCTGGCTCAAATTCCCATGGAGAGATGTTTGATCCATGTATGGAATCCTCATGGGCAGGCAGTGCCATAGACAAACATTTCCACAAATCTGTCTTTGAATCTCCTCCACGGAGAACAGGTGAGCGCAGTGGGAACAAGTGCACTTCACCGAAAGTGCTTTCACTCAATGCATTATTGCCCGGTTGTTCAAGCAAAGAAGGTGGAATCCAAGAAACACTACCAAGTGTACATCAAACAACTCCAGGAAAAAGGCGTCCTGGGCGCCCCAAAAAAATAAGACCACATATTGAGAAGTCTGTGAAACGCCCCATTGGCAGACCTCCGAAACCCAAAACAACTGATGTAAGTTCTCCGACTGGTACAAGCGGTTTAAGTGCAGTGAGTCAAAGAACAACAGAAATGTCTTATAAGGATgatgaaaacaaaaatctaaaaatcaCTATAATGTATGGAAGATCAAGAAGGGCAAAAAGAGTCGTTTCTGAAGATTTGAGTAATTTCCCAGCAGAGCAGCATGTTTCTGAAGTATTAAATGGTGGAACGGACAGTAAAACATGCTCTGGAAAGATGAGTAGTTCTGATCAAATTATCAAAGATCTCCATTTTGTTATGCCTATTGAAGAGAGGAAATGCATCTATTCTAGCAGCAACATCAAATGTCAAAGACTGAGTGACACAGCAGTGTCAAGAAAACCAGGAAGACCTCCAAAAGTCAAAATTTCTGGGATCTCTGTCACTGTCACCACAGGGTCGCCAAGGCAAAGAAAGATACATTTAAAAAGGGACACAAAAGATATACAAATTCTTAGAAAGACTCTTTGCAATGAATTTCAACCTTCTAAAGATCAGGAGACAATTGGCATTCCTAATAACATTCACAAGGATACAGGGGCTGCACCAAAAGAACATAACCAGAATACCAGAGGGCAGGTCATACCAGTGAGGCATTCGGTTAGAGAGCGGAAACCCTCCATTCATTTGCTCCACTCTGTAGCTACTGCCAGATCCTGTGCATTGGTTCGCAGGTCACGAAAACTACTGATGAATAAGGTTAGCTGTGAGGCCAGCCAGAATACAAAGAACGCACAAGAGGAGCTCCCAAAAAATGCACTTTCCATAAAGACCAAGTATGTCAGTCGCGCACAAGACATTGTCCATTTTTCTGCTGTTTCGATGGACTCTATTTTTTCACTGAATGAGGACTTCAGGTGGTGGCCCACCTCTGCATCACCTGAAACTTTAAATGAAGAGTTGGCTAGGAGGATCAGGCTAATGTCCAGCACTTGGGTATCAGATGTCCCGGAGGCTAACAAGTCAGGAGAGGTTAAAACTGATCTTAAACCGAAACCTTGTAAGAAGCTCGATGGTTCTGCTGAGAAGCCTGCTTCTGCCATCAAAATGCTTTTTGAGAAAAACTATAATATGGAGAAGCTCTGCACTTGGTTTATGCAGTCCACAGAAACTCAATCCCTTGCGATTGTAAAGAAAGCAACTGCAAGAAATCCCAAAGACGTCTTTCACTACAACCTGAGCAGACCCAATTGCAAAGTGAATATTTGCCCAAGTCCACAAGCAGAAAGACTCAGGAAACATGTCAAGAAATTTGCTAAAGTCGTCCCAAAGAGTCCGTCAATGCTCAAGCAAGCACAAGAAATGCGGTCAAAGTCAACAATGTCACAAGCCAAGAGAAAACCTTTTAACACCTCATCATTAAAGCCAAGGCATGAAGATAGGCAGCACATGTCTAGAAGCACATGGGTTGTCTACAGAACAGCTCTGTTAAAAGCAAGGCTAAAGTTTAAAACCGGGCCTAGGATAAAATTAGGAGGGCACAATTTTTTTCATGACCAGATGAGGACAATGACTTCAGGTGCTAAGACTCTAGAATTATTGAAAGAAATGCCTAATTTGGTAGAAAAGACCAGACCAGTCATGAAAGTTCAAAATGCATTAAAGCTTCTAGCCAAAACTCCTCAGAAAATTATTGCCAATATTTCAAAGCAGAACAGAATCAGCTCCCAAGCTTGGAGTCCCGAGTCCCTAAAGGAGTGCAGGGTGTTTCTGAAAAAGATCAACTCCCCAAACACAAAGTCAATGACAGAGGAATGTAACAATTGCACAGTAAAGCTATATGATGAGGAAGAAGAGAATGAGGATGTTACGTTGGGAGTGACGCCTCAAAGTACAGGTAACTCTCCAGTACAGCTGCCCTCATCCCCAAAAAGCCTGAGCAAGAAAGGTAGAAAAAGAGGCAAACGGAAAAGTGCCAGCACAAGTCCATCCCCTTCGACAAAAATCATCAGACAATCAAGGAGCAGCAGGGGTGTCCTGGGAGCgaggtggtgtgactttgtgcTCG GGTCATTGAAATAA